The Parambassis ranga chromosome 14, fParRan2.1, whole genome shotgun sequence genome includes a window with the following:
- the LOC114446481 gene encoding clustered mitochondria protein homolog, whose amino-acid sequence MYCCFMDKGTMGNIFQCCHTLSNYFICKDAPVQGEVERSPLLSSEDSDCESPSLPGDMLAITNPALEPENFLFPDIILSSNPGGEVTLVEPMVCLLVSEEEEAEGARAGELEGEGQERRDRSYSEVETQTEVETQIGMGVQTQTESQAEVQTQTEIPERIKETVEREVNTKDEHDILEQAQPSLKTRSKTDAKLKKQKQRMDSEICSDIDVFAKLHLPEKAKKQTTALGNTGLVEENPDEEEQVFKLQQRIESECSSVMLPERKADIHDHSTDQSILTAERIQCKEEEVVDKKILLQQDLGLQVEDEEGSERKQMTLFFVDRLFLVSPHVKAPLSQTEEIPEEDGETKQLTVQDIVNLQETGFTVRIQSPGAESFELQVSGQMLVAELHQVLMDHEITCHRTCFSLHLGGTALNSLTELCSIPGIQNGALIKVVEDCYSVRDARLHLRHVRDLLRSLDPADAYNGVNCSSLSYLTFYTRGDRESENGGKRRTSEKESVDCSPPEYVLPGCKDRPLAPLQPVRDDWKPLQCLRVLTMSSWNPPPGNRKMHGDLMYLNVLTMEDKELNITSSTRGFYLNQSTAFNFNPKPAVPKILCHSLVDLLSQVSPTFKKNFSTLQKKRVQQHPYERIAAPFQVFTWIAPHGDHTLDCVRAEETHTTRMGQDEHTAGQSRDWNEELQGCRELPRSSLQERLQRERSIFKTYSDFVAAATRGAVAIIDGNVMPLNPGELPHMQMFVWNNLFFSLGFDMSAHYQPLGGNTAAHAAAICDLRGAQAYAAADIEGLHTLGTTVVDYRGIRVIAQTIVPGILEKTQEQSVVYGSNDNGKTVFTHPRFLQLLDKASKPLKIQRHQVLDHNDCPIELCSGIGTIGILGNDGRPYILDLLRTFPPDLNFQYSKTEGMRDDAPKECQNFGCPRLHPHSLASLRPELIEAFIQYRYELFVKIVSHELSQLEEQDKTTEHSEELRTETTGSADMELQRREVVQKACEAVGSVSDSCFDIRFNPDVCSPGVRFSSESVKDLQKQRRLLWDAAAFLLSHQIPAVLRDCLDHTAMPMDGATLTSVLHQRGVNVRYLGSVLMELNKMEDRERLSHVQRISISEIVIRSVKHIFKTYLQDVEPAAFSAAVSHFLNCLLGSSSCLPDTCSDELLSRRRSRRRRCHGSRVTLLTDSVWAKVTPGELWGKIRSEAQDYYYYTIDSESIDELIEKHGIQRMSLLRETAIKTGIQVQLREYVFESRHRPVFSEEDVVNMFPVVHHLKPTSTDATQLVQQAQAAIQQGLLKDGHELISQALTLFSSVCGVLHEDVCMCLRLLGRISYILGDSVDALSHQEKAVMCTERVQGIDHPQTIQDYTYLALYCFAGGRPLTSLKLLYRARHLTLLVTGEDHPQVALLDSMLGLVLHGLMEYELSLKFLHNALILTSKYHGATSLKYAHSNHVIATVYESKGEFRLALQHEKEAFSIYKSQVGENHDNTQKSSEYLKKLTQQAVILQKALNHIYSNTPSACIPPPKFSTPSLPTILQQLNLTCGIILIPLSAKEIADLRTEVKVKVEELENRLLEDINGSRTADNRQQP is encoded by the exons TTGTGAATCGCCGAGCCTGCCAGGGGACATGTTAGCCATAACAAACCCGGCCCTCGAACCAGAGAACTTCCTTTTTCCTGACATCATCCTGAGCAGCAACCCGGGAGGAGAAGTGACGCTGGTGGAGCCAATGGTGTGTCTGTTGGtgtctgaggaggaagaggcagaaggAGCGAGGGCGGGTGAGCTAGAAGGTGAAGGacaagagagaagagacagaagtTATTCTGAGGTTGAGACACAGACGGAAGTGGAGACACAGATCGGTATGGGGGTTCAAACTCAGACAGAGTCGCAGGCAGAGgttcagacacaaacagaaatacCGGAGCGCATTAAAGAGACTGTGGAGAGAGAAGTAAATACAAAAGATGAACATGACATACTAGAGCAAGCACAACCATCACTAAAGACACGCTCAAAAACTGACGCTAAACTGAAGAAACAAAAGCAGAGGATGGACTCTGAAATCTGCTCTGACATAGATGTTTTTGCAAAGTTACATTTACCAGAAAAGGCGAAaaaacagaccactgctttagGAAACACTGGGTTAGTAGAGGAGAACCCTGATGAGGAAGAGCAGGTCTTCAAGTTGCAACAAAGAATAGAATCAGAGTGCAGCTCAGTGATGCTGCCTGAACGCAAGGCAGACATACATGATCACAGCACAGATCAGTCCATTTTAACTGCAGAGCGTATTCAGTGTAAGGAAGAGGAAGTGGTTGACAAGAAGATCCTTCTGCAGCAGGATTTAGGGCTGCAAGTGGAAGACGAAGAAGGATCTGAGAGGAAGCAAATGACCCTGTTTTTTGTTGACAGACTCTTTCTGGTATCACCACATGTTAAAG CACCTCTAAGTCAAACTGAGGAAATCCCAGAGGAAGATGGTGAAACTAAACAACTTACCGTCCAGGACATAGTGAATCTCCAAGAGACAGGCTTCACTGTGAGAATTCAGTCTCCTGGAGCTGAAAGTTTTGAACTCCAG GTATCTGGCCAGATGTTGGTGGCAGAACTGCACCAGGTCCTCATGGATCATGAGATTACCTGCCATCGcacttgtttttctcttcaccTGGGAGGCACGGCACTCAATAGTCTTACAGAACTGTGCTCCATCCCAGGCATCCAGAATGGAGCACTCATCAAGGTGGTAGAAG ATTGTTACTCTGTGCGTGATGCTCGCCTGCACCTCAGGCACGTACGTGATCTTCTGAGGAGCCTCGACCCTGCTGACGCATACAATGGGGTGAATTGCAGTTCACTGTCTTACCTCACCTTTTATaccagaggagacagag AGAGTGAAAATGGCGGGAAGAGGAGAACATCTGAGAAGGAGTCTGTTGACTGCAGCCCCCCAGAATATGTTCTGCCTGGATGTAAGGATCGGCCACTTGCTCCTCTGCAGCCAGTCAGAGATGACTGGAAG CCTTTACAGTGTCTGCGGGTCCTGACCATGAGCAGCTGGAATCCTCCTCCAGGAAACAGGAAGATGCATGGGGACCTGATGTATCTCAATGTCCTCACAATGGAGGACAAAGAACTCAACATTACATCTTCTACACGGGGTTTCTACCTCAACCA GTCAACTGCTTTCAACTTCAATCCTAAACCTGCAGTTCCCAAAATCCTTTGCCACTCTCTTGTGGATCTGCTGAGTCAAGTCAGTCCTACTTTCAAAAAAAACTTCAGCACCCTGCAGAAGAAGAG AGTTCAGCAGCACCCTTATGAGAGGATCGCAGCACCTTTTCAGGTCTTTACCTGGATCGCCCCTCATGGAGACCACACACTAGACTGTGTTAGAGCGGAGGAGACACACACCACTCGCATGGGCCAGGATGAGCACACGGCTGGGCAG AGTCGGGACTGGAATGAGGAGCTGCAGGGATGCAGGGAACTCCCCAGGAGCTCGCTTCAGGAgcgcctgcagagagagaggagcataTTCAAA ACTTACAGTgattttgttgctgctgctacACGAGGCGCTGTGGCCATTATTGATGGCAACGTCATGCCATTAAATCCAGGGGAGTTACCTCAcatgcagatgtttgtgtggaACAACCTCTTCTTTAGCCTGGGGTTTGATATGTCTGCGCACTaccagccactagggggcaatACTGCTGCTCACGCTGCTGCCATCTGTGACCTTAGAGGAGCACAG GCTTACGCAGCTGCAGACATTGAGGGGCTGCACACACTTGGGACAACTGTGGTGGATTATCGTGGCATCCGTGTCATTGCTCAGACGATTGTTCCTGGGATTCTGGAGAAGACTCAGGAGCAGAGTGTAGTCTATGGCTCTAATGATAATGGAAAAACTGTGTTTACACACCCAAG GTTTCTGCAGCTTTTGGATAAAGCCAGTAAACCACTTAAGATCCAGCGACACCAGGTGCTGGACCACAACGACTGCCCAATAGAGCTTTGCTCTGGCATTGGGACCATAGGCATCCTGGGTAATGATGGCCGACCATACATTTTAGACCTTCTGCGCACCTTCCCTCCGGATCTGAACTTCCAGTACTCAAAGACAGAAGGGATGAGGGATGACGCACCAAAGGAGTGTCAAAACTTTGGTTGCCCACGTTTACATCCTCACAGCCTGGCCAGCCTAAGACCAGAGCTGATAGAGGCCTTCATCCAGTacag GTATGAGCTTTTTGTGAAGATAGTGTCCCACGAGCTCAGCCAGCTGGAAGAACAGGATAAAACCACAGAGCACAGCGAAGAGCTGAGGACTGAAACCACAGGCAGTGCTGACATGG AACTACAGAGACGAGAAGTGGTCCAGAAAGCTTGTGAAGCTGTAGGATCAGTGAGCGACTCATGCTTTGACATCCGCTTTAATCCCGATGTCTGCTCTCCAG GTGTTCGTTTCTCCTCTGAGAGTGTCAAGGATCTTCAGAAGCAGAGACGTCTGTTGTGGGATGCTGCAGCTTTTCTGCTGTCTCATCAGATTCCAGCAGTA CTGCGGGACTGTCTTGACCATACAGCAATGCCAATGGATGGCGCTACCCTGACTTCAGTGCTGCACCAGCGGGGTGTGAATGTACGATATCTGGGTTCTGTACTCATGGAGCTGAACAAgatggaagacagagagagactcaGCCACGTACAG AGAATTTCTATCAGTGAAATCGTCATCAGAAGCGTTAAACACATCTTCAAGACTTACCTACAG GATGTTGAACCTGCAgctttctctgcagctgtcagtcactTCTTGAACTGCCTCTTGggttcctcctcctgtctccctgACACCTGCTCAGATGAGCTCCTCTCTCGTCGCAGGAGTCGCCGGCGGCGGTGTCATGGGAGTCGAGTCACCTTGTTGACAGACAGTGTGTGGGCTAAAGTGACTCCTGGCGAGCTTTGGGGCAAGATTCGGTCTGAAGCTCAAGATTATTATTACTACACAATTGATAG TGAAAGTATAGATGAACTCATAGAAAAGCACGGCATTCAGAGGATGTCCCTACTCAGAGAGACTGCCATCAAGACAGGCATACAG GTACAGTTGAGGGAGTATGTGTTTGAGTCTCGACACAGGCCGGTGTTTAGTGAGGAAGATGTTGTCAACATGTTCCCTGTGGTTCACCATCTCAAACCTACATCAACTGATGCCACACAGCTGGTCCAACAGGCACAGGCGGCAATACAGCAGG GGCTTCTTAAAGATGGCCATGAATTGATCAGTCAGGCCCTGACTCTGTTCAGCAGCGTATGCGGGGTCCTACATGaggatgtgtgcatgtgcctgCGTCTGCTGGGACGGATCAGCTACATCTTGGGGGACAGTGTGGat GCTCTCAGCCACCAGGAAAAGGCAGTTATGTGTACAGAGAGAGTACAAGGTATAGACCATCCACAGACCATACAGGATTAT ACTTATCTGGCCCTGTACTGCTTTGCTGGTGGACGGCCCTTGACGTCCCTGAAGCTGCTGTACCGTGCTCGACACCTCACCTTGCTTGTCACTGGAGAAGACCATCCGCAAGTTGCACTGCTGGAT AGTATGCTTGGTCTGGTACTTCATGGACTGATGGAATATGAGCTTTCCCTGAAGTTTCTACATAACGCCTTAATTTTAACCTCAAAATACCACGGTGCCACATCACTGAAGTATGCACACAG TAATCATGTGATCGCCACTGTGTATGAGAGTAAGGGAGAGTTCCGGTTAGCTCTGCAGCACGAGAAGGAGGCTTTTTCCATATATAAGAGTCAg GTTGGTGAGAACCATGACAACACCCAGAAAAGCTCAGAGTACCTGAAGAAGCTCACACAGCAGGCTGTGATCCTTCAGAAAGCCCTCAACCACATCTACAGCAACACACCTAGTGCCTGTATCCCGCCTCCAAAG TTTTCAACACCCAGCCTTCCTACAATCCTCCAGCAGCTCAACCTGACATGTGGAATCATTCTGATCCCCCTTAG tgCAAAAGAAATTGCAGACTTGAGGACTGAGGTGAAAGTTAAAGTGGAAGAGCTGGAAAATCGGTTATTAGAGGACATAAATGGCTCGAGGACTGCTGACAACAGACAGCAACCCTGA